From one Branchiostoma floridae strain S238N-H82 chromosome 3, Bfl_VNyyK, whole genome shotgun sequence genomic stretch:
- the LOC118412684 gene encoding uncharacterized protein LOC118412684 yields the protein MAKHVFAAVCLCLVQLSSASAKGNSDDPRTYEVFVRESVAPGYIISNIPQLFKRSQLPAPETFNIFSGNKDDRFSLKNNTGDLCVKRYLNYNIDSKYKLTLADKNNQAVLVVLVTVEDDAAYPPVFNPDCYMPPRNTSITHVWPFTVSVKSIFLTKPTMIVGDNNDREAAVVIDNDQCDVKAYVPVKDDKVDSIDRDYTPSFSVSCTNTQNPPRNNFVIKTYWNASYHRPDDRGIQPEWFVDSPDHPHKRHVLVTLDMKNFYGLDPSVYLCRLSFDLGFFGATVGGNITINPIGCPDGLYGGHCNETCVCQNGGSCHTFNGACKCTDGWTGRACDIVSRPSHFLHGKQGVYFIVGVVFGAITLVAVVAIVVVYVIKRRVRTNKYVNDSLADSESFRDTPYDEYADDAHVPDVMINKGG from the exons ATGGCGAAGCACGTCTTTGCAGCAGTCTGTCTGTGTCTCGTCCAGCTTTCATCAG CGAGTGCGAAGGGGAACTCAGACGACCCGCGCACTTACGAAGTGTTCGTGAGAGAG AGTGTAGCTCCGGGCTACATAATAAGCAACATCCCACAGCTGTTCAAGAGGTCACAGCTGCCTGCACCTGAAACCTTCAACATCTTCAGTGGAAATAAG GATGACAGGTTTTCCTTGAAGAACAACACTGGCGATCTTTGTGTGAAGAGATATCTCAACTACAACATCGACTCCAAATACAAACTGACACTGGCCGATAAAAACAACCAG GCGGTGTTGGTAGTGCTCGTGACAGTGGAGGATGACGCTGCCTACCCTCCTGTCTTTAACCCTGACTGTTACATGCCTCCCCGCAACACCAGTATCACCCAC GTCTGGCCGTTCACGGTGTCTGTGAAGTCCATTTTCCTGACCAAACCGACTATGATAGTTGGCGATAACAACGATAGAGAGGCGGCAGTCGTCATTGACAATGATCAAT GCGATGTCAAGGCGTATGTGCCAGTCAAGGACGACAAAGTTGATTCGATAGACAGAGACTACACACCGAGTTTTAGCGTGAGCTGTACGAACACACAGAACCCACCGAGAAATAACTttgtcatcaaaacatactgg AACGCCTCCTATCACCGGCCGGATGACAGGGGCATCCAGCCCGAGTGGTTCGTTGACTCCCCCGATCATCCCCACAAGAGACACGTGCTCGTCACCCTGGACATGAAGAACTTCTACGGTCTCGACCCCTCCGTCTACCTTTGTCGTCTCAGCTTCGACCTGGGCTTCTTTGGTGCGACGGTGGGGGGAAACATTACCATCAACCCGATCG GTTGTCCGGATGGTCTCTATGGTGGACATTGCAACGAGACATGTGTCTGCCAAAATGGGGGCAGCTGCCACACTTTTAATGGCGCCTGTAAGTGCACAGATGGATGGACTGGAAGAGCCTGTGACATCG TATCGAGGCCCAGTCATTTTCTTCATG GAAAGCAGGGGGTCTACTTCATCGTCGGAGTTGTCTTTGGAGCGATCACCTTGGTAGCTGTAGTGGCGATCGTGGTGGTCTACGTCATCAAAAGACGCGTACGCACAAACAAATACGTCAACGATAGTCTGGCAGATTCGGAGAGCTTCCGTGATACCCCGTATGATGAGTATGCCGATGATGCACATGTCCCGGATGTGATGATAAATAAGGGAGGGTAG